A portion of the Ricinus communis isolate WT05 ecotype wild-type chromosome 10, ASM1957865v1, whole genome shotgun sequence genome contains these proteins:
- the LOC8260241 gene encoding NADPH-dependent diflavin oxidoreductase 1 isoform X5, translated as MSFYATAQHEKERLQYFSSPDGRDDLYQYNQKERRTVLEVLEDFPSVQMPFEWLVQLVPPLKTRAFSISSSPSAHPNQVHLTVNVVSWTTPFKRKRTGLCSMWLAKLDPQQSTGIYIPAWFQKGSLPPPPPSLPLILVGPGTGCAPFRGFLEERTIQDMSGGAAAPIMFFFGCRNEENDFLYRDLWLSHARDGGLLSEERGGGFYVAFSRDQPQKVYVQHKIRKHSQRIWDLVLRGASIYVAGSSTKMPSDVMSAFEDIISKEAGVSRETALTLLRRLEKDGRYHVEAWS; from the exons ATGAGCTTTTATGCAACAGCTCAACATGAAAAAGAGAGACttcaatatttttcttcaCCTGATGGAAGAGATGATCTATACCAATACAATCAGAAGGAACGTAGAACTGTTCTGGAG GTATTAGAGGATTTCCCTTCTGTGCAAATGCCTTTTGAGTGGCTGGTACAGTTGGTTCCTCCATTGAAAACAAGGGCtttttccatttcttcttcCCCTTCAGCTCATCCCAATCAAGTGCACTTGACAGTGAATGTAGTGTCTTGGACAACACCTTTTAAGAGGAAGCGGACTGGTCTCTGCTCCATGTGGCTTGCCAAACTTGATCCACAACAAAGTACTG GTATCTATATTCCAGCGTGGTTTCAAAAAGGTTCCCTTCCTCCACCACCTCCATCACTTCCCCTTATTCTTGTTGGACCTGGGACAGGATGTGCTCCTTTTCGTGGATTTCTAGAGGAAAGGACCATACAAGACATGTCTGGTGGAGCTGCTGCTCCCATTATGTTCTTCTTTGGTTGCCGAAATGAGGAGAATGACTTCCTTTATAGGGATTTGTGGTTGTCTCATGCACGAGATGGTGGCCTGCTTTCAGAAGAAAGGGGTGGAGGTTTTTATGTTGCCTTTTCAAGAGACCAACCACAAAAGGTTTATGTGCAACACAAAATTCGCAAGCATAGCCAGAGGATTTGGGATTTGGTGTTACGGGGGGCTTCTATCTATGTTGCAGGATCTTCAACCAAAATGCCTTCAGATGTAATGTCAGCCTTTGAGGACATTATATCCAAAGAGGCTGGGGTTTCAAGGGAAACTGCTCTGACACTTCTAAGGAGGCTGGAAAAGGATGGTAGATACCATGTGGAAGCATGGTCTTGA
- the LOC8260241 gene encoding NADPH-dependent diflavin oxidoreductase 1 isoform X3: MKGFWRFLLQKNLTKQWLEGVHYAVFGLGDSGYQKYNFVAKRLDRRLSDLGATVIVERGLGDDQHPSGYEGALDPWMSSLWHALYLINPKFLPNGPDYVTPESMLIDQPKVAIRYHRTDNIDLQLSTDADSENILMQIERARSMSPGKSAHDKNKPACFLKMVKNQSLTKVGCGKDVRHFEFESVSTAIEYEVGDVLDVLPGQNPAAVDAFIQHCNLDPGSLITVHPRVTECSQSNTPTVPIKLKNFVELTMDIASASPRRYFFEVMSFYATAQHEKERLQYFSSPDGRDDLYQYNQKERRTVLEVLEDFPSVQMPFEWLVQLVPPLKTRAFSISSSPSAHPNQVHLTVNVVSWTTPFKRKRTGLCSMWLAKLDPQQSTGIYIPAWFQKGSLPPPPPSLPLILVGPGTGCAPFRGFLEERTIQDMSGGAAAPIMFFFGCRNEENDFLYRDLWLSHARDGGLLSEERGGGFYVAFSRDQPQKVYVQHKIRKHSQRIWDLVLRGASIYVAGSSTKMPSDVMSAFEDIISKEAGVSRETALTLLRRLEKDGRYHVEAWS, from the exons ATGAAG GGCTTTTGGAGGTTTCTTCTGCAGAAAAATCTTACTAAGCAATGGCTGGAAGGAGTTCATTATGCTGTTTTTGGATTGGGTGATTCAGGTTACCAGAAATATAAT TTTGTGGCTAAGAGGCTTGACAGAAGACTTTCAGATCTTGGGGCAACAGTTATTGTTGAAAGAGGTTTAGGAGATGACCAGCACCCTTCAGG GTATGAAGGTGCATTGGATCCTTGGATGTCATCCTTGTGGCATGCGTTGTATCTTATTAATCCTAAATTTCTCCCAAATGGCCCAGATTATGTGACCCCAGAATCAATGTTGATTGATCAACCGAAAGTCGCAATAAGATATCACAGAACTGACAATATTGACTTACAATTATCTACTGATGCAG ATTCAGAAAATATTCTTATGCAAATTGAGAGAGCTCGCTCTATGTCACCTGGAAAATCTGCCCATGACAAGAATAAGCCTGCCTGCTTTCTTAAAATG GTCAAGAATCAATCATTGACTAAAGTAGGTTGTGGAAAAGATGTGCGccattttgaatttgaatctgTTTCAACT GCAATCGAATATGAAGTTGGTGATGTCCTTGACGTTCTCCCTGGTCAAAATCCTGCTGCAGTGGATGCTTTTATTCAGCATTGTAATTTGGACCCTGGATCACTCATCACT GTGCATCCTAGAGTGACAGAGTGTTCTCAAAGCAATACCCCGACTGTCCCTATCAAGCTTAAAAATTTTGTGGAATTGACAATGGATATTGCATCAGCTTCTCCTAGACGCTATTTCTTTGAG GTTATGAGCTTTTATGCAACAGCTCAACATGAAAAAGAGAGACttcaatatttttcttcaCCTGATGGAAGAGATGATCTATACCAATACAATCAGAAGGAACGTAGAACTGTTCTGGAG GTATTAGAGGATTTCCCTTCTGTGCAAATGCCTTTTGAGTGGCTGGTACAGTTGGTTCCTCCATTGAAAACAAGGGCtttttccatttcttcttcCCCTTCAGCTCATCCCAATCAAGTGCACTTGACAGTGAATGTAGTGTCTTGGACAACACCTTTTAAGAGGAAGCGGACTGGTCTCTGCTCCATGTGGCTTGCCAAACTTGATCCACAACAAAGTACTG GTATCTATATTCCAGCGTGGTTTCAAAAAGGTTCCCTTCCTCCACCACCTCCATCACTTCCCCTTATTCTTGTTGGACCTGGGACAGGATGTGCTCCTTTTCGTGGATTTCTAGAGGAAAGGACCATACAAGACATGTCTGGTGGAGCTGCTGCTCCCATTATGTTCTTCTTTGGTTGCCGAAATGAGGAGAATGACTTCCTTTATAGGGATTTGTGGTTGTCTCATGCACGAGATGGTGGCCTGCTTTCAGAAGAAAGGGGTGGAGGTTTTTATGTTGCCTTTTCAAGAGACCAACCACAAAAGGTTTATGTGCAACACAAAATTCGCAAGCATAGCCAGAGGATTTGGGATTTGGTGTTACGGGGGGCTTCTATCTATGTTGCAGGATCTTCAACCAAAATGCCTTCAGATGTAATGTCAGCCTTTGAGGACATTATATCCAAAGAGGCTGGGGTTTCAAGGGAAACTGCTCTGACACTTCTAAGGAGGCTGGAAAAGGATGGTAGATACCATGTGGAAGCATGGTCTTGA
- the LOC8260241 gene encoding NADPH-dependent diflavin oxidoreductase 1 isoform X4 has product MLFLDWVIQFVAKRLDRRLSDLGATVIVERGLGDDQHPSGYEGALDPWMSSLWHALYLINPKFLPNGPDYVTPESMLIDQPKVAIRYHRTDNIDLQLSTDADSENILMQIERARSMSPGKSAHDKNKPACFLKMVKNQSLTKVGCGKDVRHFEFESVSTAIEYEVGDVLDVLPGQNPAAVDAFIQHCNLDPGSLITVHPRVTECSQSNTPTVPIKLKNFVELTMDIASASPRRYFFEVMSFYATAQHEKERLQYFSSPDGRDDLYQYNQKERRTVLEVLEDFPSVQMPFEWLVQLVPPLKTRAFSISSSPSAHPNQVHLTVNVVSWTTPFKRKRTGLCSMWLAKLDPQQSTGIYIPAWFQKGSLPPPPPSLPLILVGPGTGCAPFRGFLEERTIQDMSGGAAAPIMFFFGCRNEENDFLYRDLWLSHARDGGLLSEERGGGFYVAFSRDQPQKVYVQHKIRKHSQRIWDLVLRGASIYVAGSSTKMPSDVMSAFEDIISKEAGVSRETALTLLRRLEKDGRYHVEAWS; this is encoded by the exons ATGCTGTTTTTGGATTGGGTGATTCAG TTTGTGGCTAAGAGGCTTGACAGAAGACTTTCAGATCTTGGGGCAACAGTTATTGTTGAAAGAGGTTTAGGAGATGACCAGCACCCTTCAGG GTATGAAGGTGCATTGGATCCTTGGATGTCATCCTTGTGGCATGCGTTGTATCTTATTAATCCTAAATTTCTCCCAAATGGCCCAGATTATGTGACCCCAGAATCAATGTTGATTGATCAACCGAAAGTCGCAATAAGATATCACAGAACTGACAATATTGACTTACAATTATCTACTGATGCAG ATTCAGAAAATATTCTTATGCAAATTGAGAGAGCTCGCTCTATGTCACCTGGAAAATCTGCCCATGACAAGAATAAGCCTGCCTGCTTTCTTAAAATG GTCAAGAATCAATCATTGACTAAAGTAGGTTGTGGAAAAGATGTGCGccattttgaatttgaatctgTTTCAACT GCAATCGAATATGAAGTTGGTGATGTCCTTGACGTTCTCCCTGGTCAAAATCCTGCTGCAGTGGATGCTTTTATTCAGCATTGTAATTTGGACCCTGGATCACTCATCACT GTGCATCCTAGAGTGACAGAGTGTTCTCAAAGCAATACCCCGACTGTCCCTATCAAGCTTAAAAATTTTGTGGAATTGACAATGGATATTGCATCAGCTTCTCCTAGACGCTATTTCTTTGAG GTTATGAGCTTTTATGCAACAGCTCAACATGAAAAAGAGAGACttcaatatttttcttcaCCTGATGGAAGAGATGATCTATACCAATACAATCAGAAGGAACGTAGAACTGTTCTGGAG GTATTAGAGGATTTCCCTTCTGTGCAAATGCCTTTTGAGTGGCTGGTACAGTTGGTTCCTCCATTGAAAACAAGGGCtttttccatttcttcttcCCCTTCAGCTCATCCCAATCAAGTGCACTTGACAGTGAATGTAGTGTCTTGGACAACACCTTTTAAGAGGAAGCGGACTGGTCTCTGCTCCATGTGGCTTGCCAAACTTGATCCACAACAAAGTACTG GTATCTATATTCCAGCGTGGTTTCAAAAAGGTTCCCTTCCTCCACCACCTCCATCACTTCCCCTTATTCTTGTTGGACCTGGGACAGGATGTGCTCCTTTTCGTGGATTTCTAGAGGAAAGGACCATACAAGACATGTCTGGTGGAGCTGCTGCTCCCATTATGTTCTTCTTTGGTTGCCGAAATGAGGAGAATGACTTCCTTTATAGGGATTTGTGGTTGTCTCATGCACGAGATGGTGGCCTGCTTTCAGAAGAAAGGGGTGGAGGTTTTTATGTTGCCTTTTCAAGAGACCAACCACAAAAGGTTTATGTGCAACACAAAATTCGCAAGCATAGCCAGAGGATTTGGGATTTGGTGTTACGGGGGGCTTCTATCTATGTTGCAGGATCTTCAACCAAAATGCCTTCAGATGTAATGTCAGCCTTTGAGGACATTATATCCAAAGAGGCTGGGGTTTCAAGGGAAACTGCTCTGACACTTCTAAGGAGGCTGGAAAAGGATGGTAGATACCATGTGGAAGCATGGTCTTGA
- the LOC8260241 gene encoding NADPH-dependent diflavin oxidoreductase 1 isoform X1, producing MEEKPKMLVILYATETGNAMDAAERISREADRRGCLVTLCSMDQFDASSLPHEGTIIFVVSTTGQGDTPNSMKGFWRFLLQKNLTKQWLEGVHYAVFGLGDSGYQKYNFVAKRLDRRLSDLGATVIVERGLGDDQHPSGYEGALDPWMSSLWHALYLINPKFLPNGPDYVTPESMLIDQPKVAIRYHRTDNIDLQLSTDADSENILMQIERARSMSPGKSAHDKNKPACFLKMVKNQSLTKVGCGKDVRHFEFESVSTAIEYEVGDVLDVLPGQNPAAVDAFIQHCNLDPGSLITVHPRVTECSQSNTPTVPIKLKNFVELTMDIASASPRRYFFEVMSFYATAQHEKERLQYFSSPDGRDDLYQYNQKERRTVLEVLEDFPSVQMPFEWLVQLVPPLKTRAFSISSSPSAHPNQVHLTVNVVSWTTPFKRKRTGLCSMWLAKLDPQQSTGIYIPAWFQKGSLPPPPPSLPLILVGPGTGCAPFRGFLEERTIQDMSGGAAAPIMFFFGCRNEENDFLYRDLWLSHARDGGLLSEERGGGFYVAFSRDQPQKVYVQHKIRKHSQRIWDLVLRGASIYVAGSSTKMPSDVMSAFEDIISKEAGVSRETALTLLRRLEKDGRYHVEAWS from the exons ATGGAGGAAAAACCTAAAATGCTGGTGATACTATACGCAACTGAAACTGGTAACGCAATGGACGCAGCAGAGCGTATTAGCCGTGAAGCTGATCGCAGAGGCTGCCTTGTCACGCTTTGTTCTATGGACCAGTTTGATGCT AGTTCTTTACCTCATGAAGGTACtataatttttgttgtttctACTACAGGCCAGGGAGATACACCAAACTCTATGAAG GGCTTTTGGAGGTTTCTTCTGCAGAAAAATCTTACTAAGCAATGGCTGGAAGGAGTTCATTATGCTGTTTTTGGATTGGGTGATTCAGGTTACCAGAAATATAAT TTTGTGGCTAAGAGGCTTGACAGAAGACTTTCAGATCTTGGGGCAACAGTTATTGTTGAAAGAGGTTTAGGAGATGACCAGCACCCTTCAGG GTATGAAGGTGCATTGGATCCTTGGATGTCATCCTTGTGGCATGCGTTGTATCTTATTAATCCTAAATTTCTCCCAAATGGCCCAGATTATGTGACCCCAGAATCAATGTTGATTGATCAACCGAAAGTCGCAATAAGATATCACAGAACTGACAATATTGACTTACAATTATCTACTGATGCAG ATTCAGAAAATATTCTTATGCAAATTGAGAGAGCTCGCTCTATGTCACCTGGAAAATCTGCCCATGACAAGAATAAGCCTGCCTGCTTTCTTAAAATG GTCAAGAATCAATCATTGACTAAAGTAGGTTGTGGAAAAGATGTGCGccattttgaatttgaatctgTTTCAACT GCAATCGAATATGAAGTTGGTGATGTCCTTGACGTTCTCCCTGGTCAAAATCCTGCTGCAGTGGATGCTTTTATTCAGCATTGTAATTTGGACCCTGGATCACTCATCACT GTGCATCCTAGAGTGACAGAGTGTTCTCAAAGCAATACCCCGACTGTCCCTATCAAGCTTAAAAATTTTGTGGAATTGACAATGGATATTGCATCAGCTTCTCCTAGACGCTATTTCTTTGAG GTTATGAGCTTTTATGCAACAGCTCAACATGAAAAAGAGAGACttcaatatttttcttcaCCTGATGGAAGAGATGATCTATACCAATACAATCAGAAGGAACGTAGAACTGTTCTGGAG GTATTAGAGGATTTCCCTTCTGTGCAAATGCCTTTTGAGTGGCTGGTACAGTTGGTTCCTCCATTGAAAACAAGGGCtttttccatttcttcttcCCCTTCAGCTCATCCCAATCAAGTGCACTTGACAGTGAATGTAGTGTCTTGGACAACACCTTTTAAGAGGAAGCGGACTGGTCTCTGCTCCATGTGGCTTGCCAAACTTGATCCACAACAAAGTACTG GTATCTATATTCCAGCGTGGTTTCAAAAAGGTTCCCTTCCTCCACCACCTCCATCACTTCCCCTTATTCTTGTTGGACCTGGGACAGGATGTGCTCCTTTTCGTGGATTTCTAGAGGAAAGGACCATACAAGACATGTCTGGTGGAGCTGCTGCTCCCATTATGTTCTTCTTTGGTTGCCGAAATGAGGAGAATGACTTCCTTTATAGGGATTTGTGGTTGTCTCATGCACGAGATGGTGGCCTGCTTTCAGAAGAAAGGGGTGGAGGTTTTTATGTTGCCTTTTCAAGAGACCAACCACAAAAGGTTTATGTGCAACACAAAATTCGCAAGCATAGCCAGAGGATTTGGGATTTGGTGTTACGGGGGGCTTCTATCTATGTTGCAGGATCTTCAACCAAAATGCCTTCAGATGTAATGTCAGCCTTTGAGGACATTATATCCAAAGAGGCTGGGGTTTCAAGGGAAACTGCTCTGACACTTCTAAGGAGGCTGGAAAAGGATGGTAGATACCATGTGGAAGCATGGTCTTGA
- the LOC8260241 gene encoding NADPH-dependent diflavin oxidoreductase 1 isoform X2: MEEKPKMLVILYATETGNAMDAAERISREADRRGCLVTLCSMDQFDASSLPHEGTIIFVVSTTGQGDTPNSMKGFWRFLLQKNLTKQWLEGVHYAVFGLGDSGYQKYNFVAKRLDRRLSDLGATVIVERGLGDDQHPSGYEGALDPWMSSLWHALYLINPKFLPNGPDYVTPESMLIDQPKVAIRYHRTDNIDLQLSTDADSENILMQIERARSMSPGKSAHDKNKPACFLKMVKNQSLTKVGCGKDVRHFEFESVSTAIEYEVGDVLDVLPGQNPAAVDAFIQHCNLDPGSLITVHPRVTECSQSNTPTVPIKLKNFVELTMDIASASPRRYFFEVMSFYATAQHEKERLQYFSSPDGRDDLYQYNQKERRTVLEVLEDFPSVQMPFEWLVQLVPPLKTRAFSISSSPSAHPNQVHLTVNVVSWTTPFKRKRTGLCSMWLAKLDPQQSIYIPAWFQKGSLPPPPPSLPLILVGPGTGCAPFRGFLEERTIQDMSGGAAAPIMFFFGCRNEENDFLYRDLWLSHARDGGLLSEERGGGFYVAFSRDQPQKVYVQHKIRKHSQRIWDLVLRGASIYVAGSSTKMPSDVMSAFEDIISKEAGVSRETALTLLRRLEKDGRYHVEAWS, from the exons ATGGAGGAAAAACCTAAAATGCTGGTGATACTATACGCAACTGAAACTGGTAACGCAATGGACGCAGCAGAGCGTATTAGCCGTGAAGCTGATCGCAGAGGCTGCCTTGTCACGCTTTGTTCTATGGACCAGTTTGATGCT AGTTCTTTACCTCATGAAGGTACtataatttttgttgtttctACTACAGGCCAGGGAGATACACCAAACTCTATGAAG GGCTTTTGGAGGTTTCTTCTGCAGAAAAATCTTACTAAGCAATGGCTGGAAGGAGTTCATTATGCTGTTTTTGGATTGGGTGATTCAGGTTACCAGAAATATAAT TTTGTGGCTAAGAGGCTTGACAGAAGACTTTCAGATCTTGGGGCAACAGTTATTGTTGAAAGAGGTTTAGGAGATGACCAGCACCCTTCAGG GTATGAAGGTGCATTGGATCCTTGGATGTCATCCTTGTGGCATGCGTTGTATCTTATTAATCCTAAATTTCTCCCAAATGGCCCAGATTATGTGACCCCAGAATCAATGTTGATTGATCAACCGAAAGTCGCAATAAGATATCACAGAACTGACAATATTGACTTACAATTATCTACTGATGCAG ATTCAGAAAATATTCTTATGCAAATTGAGAGAGCTCGCTCTATGTCACCTGGAAAATCTGCCCATGACAAGAATAAGCCTGCCTGCTTTCTTAAAATG GTCAAGAATCAATCATTGACTAAAGTAGGTTGTGGAAAAGATGTGCGccattttgaatttgaatctgTTTCAACT GCAATCGAATATGAAGTTGGTGATGTCCTTGACGTTCTCCCTGGTCAAAATCCTGCTGCAGTGGATGCTTTTATTCAGCATTGTAATTTGGACCCTGGATCACTCATCACT GTGCATCCTAGAGTGACAGAGTGTTCTCAAAGCAATACCCCGACTGTCCCTATCAAGCTTAAAAATTTTGTGGAATTGACAATGGATATTGCATCAGCTTCTCCTAGACGCTATTTCTTTGAG GTTATGAGCTTTTATGCAACAGCTCAACATGAAAAAGAGAGACttcaatatttttcttcaCCTGATGGAAGAGATGATCTATACCAATACAATCAGAAGGAACGTAGAACTGTTCTGGAG GTATTAGAGGATTTCCCTTCTGTGCAAATGCCTTTTGAGTGGCTGGTACAGTTGGTTCCTCCATTGAAAACAAGGGCtttttccatttcttcttcCCCTTCAGCTCATCCCAATCAAGTGCACTTGACAGTGAATGTAGTGTCTTGGACAACACCTTTTAAGAGGAAGCGGACTGGTCTCTGCTCCATGTGGCTTGCCAAACTTGATCCACAACAAA GTATCTATATTCCAGCGTGGTTTCAAAAAGGTTCCCTTCCTCCACCACCTCCATCACTTCCCCTTATTCTTGTTGGACCTGGGACAGGATGTGCTCCTTTTCGTGGATTTCTAGAGGAAAGGACCATACAAGACATGTCTGGTGGAGCTGCTGCTCCCATTATGTTCTTCTTTGGTTGCCGAAATGAGGAGAATGACTTCCTTTATAGGGATTTGTGGTTGTCTCATGCACGAGATGGTGGCCTGCTTTCAGAAGAAAGGGGTGGAGGTTTTTATGTTGCCTTTTCAAGAGACCAACCACAAAAGGTTTATGTGCAACACAAAATTCGCAAGCATAGCCAGAGGATTTGGGATTTGGTGTTACGGGGGGCTTCTATCTATGTTGCAGGATCTTCAACCAAAATGCCTTCAGATGTAATGTCAGCCTTTGAGGACATTATATCCAAAGAGGCTGGGGTTTCAAGGGAAACTGCTCTGACACTTCTAAGGAGGCTGGAAAAGGATGGTAGATACCATGTGGAAGCATGGTCTTGA